The Setaria viridis chromosome 9, Setaria_viridis_v4.0, whole genome shotgun sequence sequence CAAAATACTTTTTTGTGCCAATGATTAACATTTAAAATCATGTTCTTTTTATACACACAAGGAGTTTTTGCATGTTCTATGCAATTCCTTTTCTCTTGCAAGGAGTGCGTATGCAATCCTAGACCAAATAATCAAATGCAGGTCTTAAACTCTTGATAACATATAACATATTATAGAACATTATCACAAAGCCTGATGCTATACTAAACTAGACTATACAATATCATATCTTGTCAATCAAATGCTTGCTGGCCCATGACTTTtgtccaagaaaaaaaatcaaaatgctGAACTACTAATAACTGGATTGTACTGTAACGTACGCCTAATCAATTTTCGAGCACTGTAGCGAGCGAGATGCTTTATCGCTACATTGAGTTCTTCACGGGTTCCTGTTTACAACAGGAGTTGTGTAGGGAAGCTCATTAAATCATCAACCGTACGTCCACCTAATTCCCgtcaaaaggaaaacaaagacTGCCCGATGAATGATGCAGTTCAAAAAGAGTTCAAAATTAAATAGTAAATTGTTTATGGTTGACATACTGCTTGCATATTTACATATGTATATTGTCCAGAAAATAGACTAAACCTTTTCACATGCTAGTTGCTCAATCCAAGGCTTGTTCGAAAGCAAAAGCAAGTGCTACTTAAAATTTGCTTTTCTGAGATCAATAAACAAACGAACACTCTCTCTATAACTAATGTGAGACACCACCACCCTGTGGAATCGAAGGCGCCGTGCAGTGAAACTAAAGTGAAGAGCCATATCTAATAAGTTGTCCCTCAAAAACATAGTGCTAAACTGCTAATTCATCAGTAGAACAATCTTTTTTGTGATGGATAACAACACATCAGATAAGAAATTAACTAAACGCCACGTGCCATGTCGGCGTCGAGAACATCACACGTAACAAATAAAGATGATGGAGCACGTATACACAAAAAGGCAGAAATTAAAAATGGACCAGAACTTGGGAAATTAAGAGGAAATGATCGAGACGAGAGCATGACCGAACATATGTGTTCACTTTGCGTGTTAACGAGATTTCGTCGTACTTCTTAAGTAGGGTTAGCTAGGGTACGTATAAGCAGGAGCAGTGAAGTTAGACGTTTTGCATGGCGCGCAGGTATCGCGTACGTCACGATCGGCCTGAAAAGAAGCTTTGCTTGTGAGTGTAAGCAGCTACATAAGCATGCAACAGTTACGGCCGGGCATCTCCATCGGACAGGACGTAACGGGCCGGGTGCACGTACGCATGCCACTGTATATGCCATGTAGATGAATTAATCACTGGGACACGCACACGTAGTACATTACGTAGAATATATAATGACATGAATGCATGCTCCATACGATATTTACGTAAGTGCGTGATAACACTTGCTAGCACGCAACACACACGCACTTACACTCCATCCGTTTCcaattatatatataattcGTTCACTTTAATTTTGTCTTAGTcaaatttttctaattttaactatataaagataattgattataatttaaaattttaactTAGAAAAACTAGAATTTGAAACTGAGGAAGGATTAATCGACGTGTCCAATCTAAATTTCACGTCATAGATGCAGCCAATTTCCTTTTCTGTTACGAGAGAGTATGTAAAAAACAAATCCTCGTTCTCTGTTTCACTCAAAGCTGTCAGAGTACACGCATAAGTACACATCAGGAATCACCCAATGCAAAAGAGCTAATTTTACCTTGACGCCTAGCAAGAAAAGTATGCAAGAACACTTTGCTTTTGGCTGCACTGTGGTGCAGTGGTTAGTTGCTTGCAAGCGGAGGTGTTCACACAGTGATCTGATCTCTAACAAGTAACAGCACATCATGCTCACAGTACGTAGCGCGTACACCCCGGCGCGGCCCTCCTCTTCCATCAAAGGAACTGTCCAACACCTTTTTCATGCCCTGTCACTGTGACCATTCATGAGATTCTCGCTGCTGCAACCTGTACGCCCGGCCCGGCCAGGCGATTGCCTAGTCGATGATCttggatattttttttttcatgggaAAAGCACAGCAAAGACTTGCGTGTCAGTACATACGCACAGACGGATACGAAGTCGTTTTCCTAGAGGGAAATAAGAAAAAGAGAGTGATGTTTACAGCAAAGTGAATGTCGGATGCAACCCACAGGGGCATGCAGGCCATGCAAGATGTGCCTTTTATGTACCTTTCTCCAGATGTGCATGGCAGGTAACTTGGATGAAAAGGATTGAAAATAGCTATTAATGTAGTGAGAAAAAATTAAGCAGTGTATTACTATACCTAGTTCTCTCTATGCCAAAAAACATAACTTAATCAAATGTTCCACAACTATCGTGTGTCATCTGATTGGATAAGGACGTTCGAGATGGAAGGATCGCCAAGAATAATCCCAAATATGTCCCGAAACAAAAGCACCACTCTCACATGCCCTGCTAGCAACTATGGCGTGTTCCACGATGTTTTATTAATTTATTTGTTGCACTAACCAACCAAATTGCCTACACAATTACGTAGCAAGGTCTGAAAAATACAAGATTGCGCTATACAACTCTATTGACCGGCTATAAGTGCAACTGTCACTACAAGGAATTCAGTTTTGCCAACATAAATTATATAAGGACAAACATCTATAAAACACAGTTCAGTTTTGCCTACAACTCAACAGCATGCTAGCTGATATGATCCACTAAAGTTGTTAGTTAAATAAAGTTTGACCCAGCATGCTAGCTGTATTCGTTCTAGAAACGACACACATCTATGTTTGAgaacggagggaggaggagtaaTGATTAGGGATCGTCAATAGCTCACTCGGTGAAGTAGAGGCTTCCCTCACTCGAATTTCTTAGCCATTAGATCTAAAATCGGTGGCTCGGATCAACTCCCCCTCTCTACCTTATCTCCTCCCCCAACCTCCCCCACCAACCCTGCTGCCTCCTCCCTCACGCCgcccgctgcctcctccccgcTGCCTCGCCGGTGTCGTCCCTAGCGCCAGCGAGGCCCGctctcccaccgccgcccctcccttctcGTCCGCCCCCGTCCCTCCCCTGCTGCCGTCAGCTCCATCGCCCCCCCTCCCCGCCCCAGCACCGCCTAACCGCCGTGCACCGCCGCCCCGTCgacggcgccctcgccgccgcgcctcacTGCCCCCACGCCCGCCACCTCTGCCAGGCCGGCCTACCGCCGCCAGCCCTCCCTCTAGGTTCGTTGGTGAGTTCCCAACCTCGAAACTCTAAACCCCGAACTCCCTAATCTTGTCGGAGCTCAAATCCCTGTGAGGAAAAATCGAGTGAGGAAAGGTCATATTTCACTTGGGTGAGATATAGCTTTTGCCAATGATTACGAGAAAAAGCAAGGTCAGTGAAGATATCATGCATGAGCAAGAAACAAGAAGAAAAGGTGGCGAGAAATTAAGAGCTAGCAGGAAGGGTGGGGGGTCAACTGCCCCACCACAGCTGTGCGGACAGTTACGAGAGAAAAGGAGAGCGAGCCCCCCTCCTGCAGCCTATGAACACGCACCGGCGAAGATTGCCTTATCATGACACGATTCATGACCAAACTTTTTATCTAATAATTTCCGGCCCGGCGGCCTTCTTCTAGCACGCTTGCAAACAGCTAGCAAGATTATAAAGCGAGGCCAGCAGGCCGCGCTGTGCAACCGTGCGACGCAGAGCCATGTGTGGGCGCGCGCCATCGCTCCACTTGTAATTTGTAAAGGCACTACCACCCCCAAGCGCGGAGGACGCCGCACTGTGGCGCCACCTACCTGAGAGCGACCTCCCTCTTCCCCTCGCTCGCTCCAAGCAGCTCACAGAGGCCCTCTCTCCTGCTGGCATCTTTTATATCCCTTCTCCTGCTGGCCTCTCTTCTTCCCCCCTGCCTGCCACCATCATATCTCGGCTTCCATATAACGATCGATCATCGTCAAGGTCGTCGGTTGGCGGCGCACGCAGAGGCCGACCAACCGGACATCGACCGACTGGCCGGCATGGCGAAGCAGTCGTGCTGCCACAAGAAGAAGCTGAGGAGAGGGCTGTGGTCGCCCGAGGAGGACGAGAAGCTCATGAACCACATTGCCAAGTACGGCCACGGCTGCTGGAGCTCCGTCCCTAAGCTCGCAGGTATTACTTGTACCTGCACAGAATTAGTCTAGTAAGGCACTCACAAGCACAGTTTGGTAGTGTAGCTACTCTCGGCTAAATCTGAAGTCGTGCATTGTGTTGTTGGTTGGCTAATTTGTTCAGGACTTGAGAGGTGTGGCAAGAGCTGCAGGCTGAGGTGGATAAACTACCTGAGGCCAGACCTCAAGAGGGGCACCTtctcgcaggaggaggaggacctcaTCATACACCTCCATTCCTTGCTGGGAAACAAGTAAGCTGTCGTGTTTCTGTCTGGCAACTTGTCAAGAATGCTCTGCAACATGCATGGCGGCGGCCAACAGTGGAGAATCTAATGAACTTATTGTACGGTGGCATGGCCAGGTGGTCTCAGATTGCGGCGCAGCTGCCCGGCCGGACGGACAACGAGGTCAAGAACTTCTGGAACTCGTACATCAAGAAGAGGCTCAGGGAGCGCGGCATCGACCCCGCCACCCACCAGCCGCTagccgagcccgccgccgccccctgccgcgcGGTGTTCGGGGACGTCGTCGACCTCATCCCGCCAACGACGACGCCGCTTCAGGCGCCACTCGCGGCGGACTCAATGCCGCTGGACGGCGTGAAGCTCCCGCTGGACTGGCccgtcgccggcaccgccgcgccgcccccgtcgtCGCTGTCGAGGTCGTCATGCTACCACCAGCTGCAAGGGGCCTGCTTCGACATGGACGCGCTGCAGCAGCACtgcgccgcagccgccgtccCGGCGGCGCCGGTCGTCCCGTCGGCGTCCAGTTCCAGCACGCTCACCTCGATGGCAGAAGCCGAACACTGCAACGCtagcgtcgccggcgccgacgggcTCCCGTGGCTGGAGCTCGGACCGAACGCCGTGGCCGACGCCGGCCACGTCGACAGCTACGCCGGCGCGCTGGACGAGCTCAGGTGGTCGGAGTACTTCGACGCCGCCTTCCAGGCCGCCGCGAGCCAGCAAGGCGCCCTGCAGGCTGGGCAGTGCGTCTACAGCGGCAAGGACGACGTCGCGGTGCACTTCGACGTCCATGGCCTGAGCAACTGGTGCTAATCCATTCACTCAAGAAGAAACGGTTCATCGCTGTGAATTATTACTGGCTGTTAAGCCTGATCAACGGAGCATTTCACCTGGTGTTActtatttttccttcttcttaatTGTCCTGTTGCTGTTGATATGAGCAGCGAATTCGTTCGTGTGATGATGATTACAATTCAAGTGTTACCACACATGTAAAGTACATATACGATGTTAATCGGTAAATACCTgcagagagaggagaaagagatgAACGGGCCAAGGTTAAATAAAATGGGAATTATTATTTGGATTAGCTCAGCATAATGTATAATGTATATTGTATGCGTGCATGTATTTGACTTCATCTTGGGGTCCCTGCTTGCCCTCGTTTTGTCGTTTCTGCTTTGTCCATTAATGATATTTTGGTCCCATTTCTCGGGTTGATCTGTGGATGCAACAATGTACGTACGTACTTCCATAATTTAATACCTATCCAGTATTCACGCGACTAGCAAGAATAACCGGTTTACGTTAGTTCGGATGGTAATCATGGAGTTTTGCTGAACTAAACGATCTTCCTATTGCTAATAAGATAATCTTTTTTAAGTCTTCCCATTAAGCCTCACGAGACATGTAGAAAAATAGAAATACTaaaaatctcaaaaaaaaaatcgggGTCGTAAACTTGACAGCAATGGCTATTATATTAAACTAGTACCCCCTAGCCAATAATTTCGGGAGACATTAGCATTCTAAATTCATGAAAAAATAGGATCCATAGCTaacaataaaatatttttaccccCCTCTCTCATTTGTTAACATATTCTAACACAATGCTCATAAAACATATacttatttttatttgcttaCGTTAGATTTGAGTTAGCAGTTACTCTATACAATACACATTTTCATCCACATCTATAGTTTTCACTTTTCATCACAAATCCATATTTGTTTGACATGTGTCTAATTGATCAACCCTTAGGTTAAGCTTTATATGTTTAACATGAAAATTGGTATTCTCATCCCTTCCTCCATACATGTACTGCCATGGTGTCGCCGGTGGCCATCGAGGTGGTGTTCATCGCCATTGATCTTGACTTGATCTCTAGTGAGGTAGACATAAAGTATGAGTATATTGGTATGATGCATTGGGGTGGGACTTTGATCCCCATTGTACCGTGATGGTGTTCCCGCATCCACGACGAGTTCGTTGCTGGTGGAGCTAGGGATTATGTTATTGGGTGGCTTCTTTCAGCTCTCGATTGCAGCTGCGCTAGTTCTGGATTTTCTCCGTCGAGTTTGAGcaggaggttgtctatgtgctCCAGTAGACCCAGATGCGTCTTGGTGGTGGTGTCGGGGTGTTGGCTGTTGGCTCTTGCGGCGATCCAATACTTTGGGTATGTTTCATGATTGACTTCTTTGTAACTTTTAGTTATTCCAGTGACTTCTATGTAAAATAATGGCGGGGTTTTACCCTCCCCGAAAAAGTAGGAAAAGCCCTCGTCGGAAGAAAACAAATCATATTGCCTAGGGGAACGAAAACGGTCGTCGGTCATGTTAATCTTCATGCACAGCGCCGGCGATCGTCTCTCTTCGTCAGTTCAATGATTAGATTAGCACGAGGCGCAGAGCGCGGGAGTACGTAGGCCAGCGAGCAAGGGCGGGAATAGCACGAGTTGCAAAGCGAGCGTATATCCTGTGATCCTTCCAGGGAGATCACGCCTTTCTGGATGATGAATAAAGATGCATGGACACACAGGCAGCCGCGCTCTTTCGGCCGAAAGCAAGCGCGCGCAACGGGCAGGCagccggctcgccggccggtaCGTTCCCGTTTGACTTGGAGGCGTACGTCGTCCAGGGCACGGGCGGCGCACGGCATCGCCATGGCTGGCGGACGTATCGTACGTGTCCGCGGGTTCACGGATAGGACAAGGATGCATGCGCGATGCACGGTGGTGGGGAAGAAACTGCTACTACTACTGTACGTTTGGAGCGTTTGTTATCTAGGCGTTTTGTTCCATGCGTGCATTTCTCACGGGCAAAAAAACATCAGCATTCATTAGCGAGGGAGGGAAAGTAGTAGCCGAGTGCGACAAATTGACATGTATATATGCACCATGTTGTGGTCCAGTTTTGGAGTGGAAAAAAATGCCAACTTAGAGCAAATACCGGTACCGCCACCACgtcatcatatttttttttaaaatacccATTTTAACGGGTCCACGGTACAAATTGAGCCGGTTTTGACAGTTTGGGTGAAGCCCCGTTTGGATCAGCTAGACATGTAGATTATGATTACGATTTTCGAAAGCTCTAGCTGATCCTGATAAAATAGACTAGGTTTGACAATCTTTGCTCAAAGTGTTCCAATCTCATGAGTTGCCTCCCCAAAAGCTATACCAGCTAGGTGTGTGGAAAAAAGATCCAACTGCCCATTGGATTTTCTaggaaattacccaccattACTATTCACCAATCTCGCATCCTTTCCACTCCCGCTAAGGCCGGATTCTCATGGATTGAGAGGGATCATAGTGCGCAACCGAAAAAGTATGGTGGACATTATAGAATATTGATATTCAAAAGCAACAAAACTGCTCCTACAATTTGAGGACCCAAACCGGGGCCCCAACTTTTACAGTAGTCCAGCTTTGAATAACAAACCACAAGTTATAAGTCAGCTTTCCATAATCTCTTAACCAATCTCAACGGGACCTACATTGTCTTGAAGTTGAAGCTAGAAGAAGTTAAACAAATAACTTAGAGCTAAAAATGGACTTCCCCACGCAAGTCACGACCTGAATAAACattatgcatgtcatcaacgcAACGGTGTCAATAAAATAAAAGATGCTCGTTCAAAGATTTCtttcacaaaataaaaaaaataacaaataaaATCTAACAGGAAACATGCAACATGGACGACATGGACTTCTCCAAATTAAAGAGTTGAAGGTGGCACAGGCCGGCCTTAACAACCACCCTTTGCACTGCGTCGTCGCCTTCCCTGAGGCCCTGGCGAATCAACCTGAGCCTCTCGCTTTCGCCTTTCCCTCGCTTTCCTTTCGCGCTGCTCACCACACAGTAGTGCTAGCTAGTGCAGTAGCTGAGTGAGGTGCCGCATGCGTATGGACACTGGTCCATGCACGCAGGCCGTTTGCGCGCGATACTAGACACATAAGCTAGCTAGCGACGGCACGCGTACTAACAGTCTAACACCTATCCAATTCTCTCCACGGATGTGGGTCTCGCCCTGTCCTTCACATGCACATGCGCCGGTCGATCCATCCGTGCCTGATTAATTGCTTGTTGGCATGCCGCACCTGCTGGTCCCCGGCGGCCGGAGCTCTCTCCTCCATCAGTCTCGCTGCTTCGTCCGTCCTGTGCTTTCATATGCAGTAACCGAAATGTACTTATGTTTACTATGAGATTATATGCCTTTTCTAGTCCCTACTGTTACTGTTAGCATGTACGACAGTACTACGTACGAAGACTTCTCTCTCCTGCTTTTTCCCCCCGGCCCCTCTCCAGTCAAGCAACTTGCATTGTAAGATTCCTGGGCCCTAGCAGTGACCAGGTGCTGACAAGTGCGCCATGTCAGCAAATCACGTCTACTACAGTGCCACATCAAACAAAACCTGCAGAGTGGTTTAGTTAGGAGCTGAGCAGGGGTTTATTATTTGCTCCGGTTTTGAGAAGTACTCATGCGTTATGCTATACTAACTGTGGTAAACttaaatatttttgtttttatttttcttacaaGGATATAATATGTATTTTGCCCCGGTAGTCTAAGTAGCAATTAATGCAACTAGCAAGCTGCTTCGAACGCTTGTTCAGTGTCGCGGGTACTCTTTTGTTCTTCTAGTTGAGTCAGTGTCTCTATTTGGTGAATTTGGCCATGTCAGTTGAGTCCGGGAATCGGGCGCTGGCCCATGTCGCAGTCGAGCTACCACATGAAAATAAGAAAGCACGGGGTCGATGCATGCAAGCGCACCGCATGAAAATTGACAACTCTCCTTTCGAAGACAAATTTCATCAAAATTTCTGGCACTTTCTGCAGGGTAGCTAGAAGCCATGGATGCATGTAATGTATATAGCTGCTTGTACAACGTGTTTCTGGAAGgagaggcggaggcgcgcgcgcgGAAACCTGCTCGATACAGCGTTCAATGCGTTCCGTTCAGGATAAGGGCGCTGCTCATCCTCCTGATCGAGTCCTCGTTTAGTAGCACCAGTCCATCAATCCATACTCCcgagctaatatttttaaaattattgtatttaaaaattaaactcttagctaataatcaaagtTGTTTACATAGTACTCTCTCATtcttttcaatacttcaacataatactcatatagatgtgtatTTATCTTTATCCGGTCAtcatttatttttaattaataatcactctatacactttttcatccacgttcacacttttttcattttgtatcacacctccatacattgtgtttagcataaaaatcaatatttttcatatttccacacatacatgtataaatggtctacatgttGTGATGAGAACATCCCACCGGTTACACAAGACCATGCATATACACAAGCACATGTGTATGAAGGACCAATTACAGCCAGCCGTGCTAAGAAACTCCAACACGAGGTGCATGCTTTCCTTTCTGAAATTAACTTCAACATACTTGAGAATTCTATACTACTTAAATCCTTTACATGGGTTGTTATTAAGTTTACACATGAAGAGGTGGGTACCGCACTACATGAAGATGAAACGCAACAATCAAAGCAAATCATGAGAAACGGACCAACAAGGAACGTTTGGATATGAGTGGATCAACCTAATGAAGCCAAACGTCCAGATTGTTCCTGTTTGAGCGGTTCGGACCTGCATAATAAATCAGTCATAATTCTTGATTCCCGATATCTATGGAGGTGAATGAGTAATTGATGGAATGGGCTTCAAGTCTACTTTCCAATGTAATAAACCGCATGTCCattggacttcccaataaggagTTATGCCCGATTTAGTGAAAACTGCACAGAAGCTGAGAAGACGCACGGGATTCAAAGGTCACCTCGTGAATGCTTCACCACTTGACCTTCCACCTTCCAACGTGGAGAGTTCAGTTCATACCTATCTAGGAGGGTTGTTCCTAGTATAAATAACCCCTATGTATTACAAGAAAAATAAGTTAAATTTTGATGAATAGATAACCTCATATGGTTTTGCAGTTGAGCTGTTGAGTGCCTTGCACACCCTTATTCTTCCCTGTTCTTCGAGGACTTGTGAAGAGATCTCTCTGAGGTCCCTAATTTGTGCTCTACGACTTCCAGTTAGACTACACCGTTTTATGTAGATTAGCCCCAAATATTGGTTCTATGATCGTTCGGTGATTGAGTCGA is a genomic window containing:
- the LOC117836695 gene encoding myb transcription factor 42, whose protein sequence is MAKQSCCHKKKLRRGLWSPEEDEKLMNHIAKYGHGCWSSVPKLAGLERCGKSCRLRWINYLRPDLKRGTFSQEEEDLIIHLHSLLGNKWSQIAAQLPGRTDNEVKNFWNSYIKKRLRERGIDPATHQPLAEPAAAPCRAVFGDVVDLIPPTTTPLQAPLAADSMPLDGVKLPLDWPVAGTAAPPPSSLSRSSCYHQLQGACFDMDALQQHCAAAAVPAAPVVPSASSSSTLTSMAEAEHCNASVAGADGLPWLELGPNAVADAGHVDSYAGALDELRWSEYFDAAFQAAASQQGALQAGQCVYSGKDDVAVHFDVHGLSNWC